A genomic segment from Vibrio panuliri encodes:
- a CDS encoding DUF2620 domain-containing protein, translating into MKKIAIAGLQREQIKQQIETTMPDTFECHILTDMDAAMKVKSGEMDYFIGCCNTGAGGALAMAIAIIGFGQSCTIAKPAIQAKQDEVQQFIDKGCVAFGLSIEHVEHAVPMLTKLLAEK; encoded by the coding sequence ATGAAAAAAATCGCGATTGCTGGTTTGCAGCGTGAGCAAATCAAACAGCAAATTGAGACAACCATGCCCGACACCTTTGAGTGCCATATCCTCACCGATATGGACGCGGCGATGAAGGTTAAGTCAGGAGAAATGGACTACTTTATCGGATGTTGTAATACCGGCGCTGGTGGCGCACTGGCTATGGCTATCGCCATTATTGGTTTTGGTCAAAGTTGCACCATCGCAAAGCCAGCAATTCAAGCAAAGCAAGATGAGGTTCAGCAGTTTATAGATAAAGGCTGTGTCGCGTTTGGCTTATCTATTGAACATGTCGAGCACGCAGTCCCCATGCTCACAAAACTACTCGCAGAGAAGTAA
- a CDS encoding LysR family transcriptional regulator, which produces MKVLQDFSVFIETARQGSITQAANILNITPAAVSATIKRLETQFGCALFIRSTRSIRLTAEGQLMLERCQQAVNAIESGIESVKRDPNQITGHLRLAMPSDLGRNIIIPLLDEFMDLHPKLSISLELSDSLIDLYTRPIDASIRYGMPPDSTMVALPICPDNDRVACASPEYLAKYGTPTHPAELVNHNCINFITLVKYHTKWRFTKQGEKCEVIATGNRFANDGDAVRRWMISGKGIGYKSRLDSQPDIDNGSLVALFEDWQGDKIPLNLVVTDKRQLTPALNSLRDFLREKLVEKT; this is translated from the coding sequence ATGAAAGTACTTCAAGACTTTAGTGTGTTTATAGAAACAGCTCGCCAAGGGAGTATTACCCAAGCGGCAAACATTCTTAACATTACGCCTGCGGCTGTAAGTGCCACCATCAAACGTCTCGAAACCCAATTTGGTTGTGCACTGTTTATCCGCTCGACTCGCAGTATTCGTCTTACCGCAGAAGGGCAACTGATGCTTGAGCGCTGCCAGCAAGCGGTCAATGCGATTGAATCTGGTATCGAATCCGTCAAACGCGATCCCAACCAAATTACGGGTCATTTACGCCTAGCCATGCCATCCGATTTGGGGCGCAACATCATCATCCCTCTGCTGGATGAATTTATGGATTTACACCCCAAACTCTCGATCTCTCTTGAGCTTAGTGACAGCTTAATTGACCTCTATACCCGCCCAATCGACGCCTCCATCCGCTACGGTATGCCACCAGATTCCACCATGGTCGCACTCCCTATTTGCCCTGATAATGACCGCGTCGCTTGCGCCTCTCCCGAGTATCTCGCCAAATATGGCACCCCCACTCACCCAGCAGAGCTCGTCAATCACAACTGTATTAACTTTATTACCTTGGTCAAATACCACACCAAATGGCGCTTTACCAAACAGGGCGAAAAGTGCGAAGTCATCGCAACGGGTAACCGTTTTGCCAACGATGGTGATGCCGTGCGCCGTTGGATGATTTCTGGCAAAGGGATTGGTTATAAGTCACGCCTTGATTCACAACCAGATATTGATAATGGCAGCTTAGTAGCCCTCTTCGAAGATTGGCAGGGTGATAAAATCCCACTCAATCTGGTGGTGACAGATAAACGTCAATTGACGCCTGCGTTGAATTCTCTGCGTGATTTTCTGCGAGAGAAACTGGTTGAAAAGACTTAA
- a CDS encoding SGNH/GDSL hydrolase family protein → MKSGLNSVLCFGDSNTWGYIPLVGGRYPVEQRWTSLLEQMLPDNWRVINEGLPGRTTGFHESIHNPHSGLGYFLPCLEKHQPDVVVIMLGTNDLQSHLELSAQDISLGAAQLVKQAQHFANHHNGKPTDIVLICPPPIYQVGFAATGFDGAEEKSKQFAEHFEQRAQELGCYYINAGEFVTSSPDEGVHWHQDQPAKFAQGLFEQIKHLFI, encoded by the coding sequence TCTGTTTTATGTTTTGGGGACTCCAATACATGGGGCTACATTCCACTAGTCGGTGGACGCTACCCAGTGGAACAACGCTGGACTTCACTGCTTGAGCAAATGCTGCCAGATAACTGGCGAGTGATTAATGAAGGCTTACCGGGCCGAACCACGGGCTTTCATGAATCCATCCATAACCCTCACTCTGGTCTTGGTTATTTTCTGCCGTGCTTAGAGAAACACCAACCCGATGTGGTGGTTATTATGCTTGGCACGAACGATCTACAAAGTCATCTCGAACTCTCTGCCCAAGATATTTCACTTGGTGCCGCGCAACTCGTGAAACAAGCTCAGCATTTTGCCAATCATCACAATGGCAAACCAACAGACATCGTTTTGATATGCCCGCCTCCAATCTATCAAGTCGGCTTTGCTGCGACAGGTTTTGATGGTGCCGAAGAAAAGTCAAAACAGTTTGCCGAACATTTTGAGCAACGAGCCCAAGAGCTCGGCTGCTATTATATCAATGCGGGCGAATTTGTGACTTCAAGCCCTGATGAAGGTGTGCACTGGCATCAAGACCAACCGGCTAAGTTTGCACAAGGCTTGTTTGAACAAATCAAGCACCTGTTTATCTAG
- a CDS encoding PRD domain-containing protein produces the protein MEERLELLLQANVISSKAQQGCLRVIDIIDKQLSVPHDNEQYQMAITHLARAADRIWQNEAVAEGLDQDILDEISTDECYSDTLTLHQQVLDAMELHTVPSSEEGFMLANIYSLIQTSLEETK, from the coding sequence ATGGAAGAGCGACTCGAGCTGCTGTTGCAAGCCAATGTGATTAGCTCAAAAGCACAACAAGGCTGTTTACGAGTAATTGATATCATCGATAAACAACTGTCTGTGCCACACGACAATGAACAGTATCAAATGGCGATCACTCACTTAGCGAGAGCGGCGGATCGTATTTGGCAAAATGAAGCCGTAGCAGAGGGATTGGACCAAGACATTCTCGATGAGATTTCAACGGATGAATGCTATTCCGACACACTCACACTGCATCAACAGGTATTGGATGCGATGGAACTACACACTGTACCGAGCAGTGAAGAGGGTTTTATGTTAGCCAATATCTATTCATTGATTCAGACCTCACTTGAGGAGACAAAATGA
- a CDS encoding YhfT family protein: MDIMHIGLVAALCAMTALIANMSAAVFHDGIRPVLPQLFEGNMTRRDAGSVAFGLSIGFVASVGISFTLSTGLLNPWLLFLPTDILGVMIGSRILAALAGGLWGVLVVTSLAGVNAVLTGLPIDALGALGELGTPVMSAFALFPLLAIFYQFGWKAGAIAAGVILLSRLMIMKFTGIYPESIQIFVGMLMLVFFAVRKDLADRKAGIQAPDMSGLHSIFEERTKRIVKHLPFLAVTGALIAAVSNGGIFAGSEVSIYSLADALKIADPEAQDAAMKQVALSEFMRGLGFIPLIATTALATGVYGVVGMTFVFVVGYLSPNMAVAAALGAVTICVEVYLLRGIGRFLEQFPSIRNASDNIRNSMNTLMEFALLIGGVLAVMKMGSTTGFTIFAMLFYLNEVMGRPVLKIAAPAVAAILTGVILNILHVVGLFAI; encoded by the coding sequence ATGGATATTATGCACATTGGACTGGTTGCTGCACTCTGTGCCATGACCGCATTGATTGCCAACATGAGTGCCGCCGTCTTCCATGACGGCATCCGCCCTGTTTTACCACAATTATTCGAAGGCAATATGACTCGCCGAGATGCAGGTTCTGTTGCGTTCGGTCTTTCCATCGGTTTCGTTGCTTCTGTAGGTATTTCTTTCACTCTATCAACTGGACTGCTTAACCCTTGGTTACTCTTTTTGCCCACCGATATCCTTGGTGTCATGATCGGTAGCCGCATTCTGGCAGCGCTCGCTGGTGGGTTGTGGGGAGTGTTAGTTGTCACCTCTCTTGCGGGTGTAAATGCCGTTTTAACTGGTCTACCGATTGATGCTCTTGGCGCACTAGGTGAACTCGGTACACCGGTAATGTCAGCCTTTGCACTCTTCCCACTGTTGGCTATTTTCTATCAATTTGGCTGGAAAGCTGGGGCAATTGCAGCTGGTGTCATTCTGCTTTCTCGCTTAATGATCATGAAGTTCACTGGCATTTACCCAGAGTCGATTCAAATCTTTGTCGGTATGCTAATGTTAGTTTTCTTTGCGGTACGTAAAGACTTAGCGGATCGTAAAGCAGGCATTCAGGCTCCAGATATGTCTGGCCTACACAGCATTTTTGAAGAACGAACCAAACGTATTGTTAAACACTTACCTTTCTTGGCGGTCACTGGTGCACTGATTGCAGCGGTTTCGAACGGTGGTATTTTCGCCGGATCCGAAGTCTCTATCTATTCACTCGCAGACGCACTGAAAATCGCCGACCCTGAAGCTCAAGATGCCGCCATGAAACAAGTGGCTCTGTCTGAGTTTATGCGTGGCTTAGGCTTTATTCCGCTGATTGCAACGACCGCGCTCGCAACGGGTGTTTATGGCGTGGTGGGTATGACCTTTGTGTTCGTCGTGGGTTATCTATCACCCAATATGGCAGTCGCAGCAGCATTAGGTGCCGTCACTATTTGCGTTGAAGTTTACTTATTACGTGGTATCGGCCGCTTCTTAGAGCAGTTCCCTTCAATTCGGAACGCTTCAGACAATATTCGTAACTCAATGAACACACTAATGGAGTTCGCACTTCTTATCGGTGGTGTTCTCGCGGTAATGAAAATGGGATCCACCACAGGCTTTACCATCTTTGCGATGTTGTTCTACCTCAACGAAGTTATGGGTCGCCCTGTATTG
- a CDS encoding phosphotriesterase family protein: protein MIDTTGYTYCHEHLHIDLSPQKHTLDCRLDQYQLLCEEMRDVQKRGVRNIVEVTNSFMGRNPQFIENLINDTGINVLLSTGFYIEGFFPASLYDASVEQIAQGMINEIEVGIDGSCLKASVIGEIGSSEAQFSPTEQKVFQAAAIAHLETGRPISTHQSMSTMGRQQIELLKQCGVEMENVTIGHCDLRDNFEHIIWMLDQGCYVQFDTIGKNSYYPDDKRAASIAELCRRGYEKQIMLSMDITRRSHLKANGGLGFSYLIDEFVPLLKQHGVSDHQISTLLKTNPARLFG, encoded by the coding sequence ATGATTGATACTACGGGTTATACCTACTGTCATGAGCACTTGCACATCGACTTATCGCCACAAAAACACACTCTTGATTGTCGTTTGGATCAATACCAGCTGTTGTGTGAAGAGATGCGTGACGTTCAAAAACGTGGGGTACGTAACATCGTAGAAGTGACCAACTCTTTTATGGGCAGAAATCCTCAATTTATTGAAAATTTAATTAATGACACTGGTATCAACGTCTTACTTTCTACCGGTTTTTATATTGAAGGCTTCTTCCCCGCCAGCTTGTACGACGCAAGTGTCGAGCAAATTGCCCAAGGAATGATCAATGAAATAGAAGTTGGTATTGATGGTTCTTGCTTAAAAGCGAGTGTGATTGGAGAAATTGGCAGTAGCGAAGCGCAGTTTAGCCCAACCGAACAAAAAGTATTTCAAGCCGCGGCAATCGCCCACCTTGAAACGGGGCGTCCAATCTCAACTCACCAATCAATGAGTACGATGGGTAGACAACAAATTGAACTGCTAAAACAGTGCGGCGTTGAAATGGAAAACGTCACCATTGGCCACTGTGACCTACGCGATAACTTTGAGCACATTATTTGGATGCTCGATCAAGGCTGCTATGTGCAGTTCGACACCATTGGCAAAAACAGTTACTACCCAGACGACAAACGTGCAGCCTCCATCGCCGAACTATGCCGACGAGGCTACGAAAAACAGATCATGCTCTCGATGGACATTACCCGTCGCTCGCACTTAAAAGCCAACGGTGGCCTAGGTTTTAGCTACCTAATTGACGAATTCGTTCCCCTGCTTAAACAGCATGGGGTCAGTGATCACCAAATAAGCACCCTACTAAAAACCAACCCTGCTCGCTTATTTGGCTAG
- the yhfZ gene encoding GntR family transcriptional regulator YhfZ — MSVQYISKEGAAIMNIAQYLMTTNEGDRLRTIDSLSEEFAVSVGFIQKALTTIEQRGAVVLSKQGRNGTFISQLNYQELVACAGISNVVCAMPLPYTRHYEGLASGLKAQLGGLPLYFAHMRGASVRAECLKNGTYDVAIMSKLAAKELASGLITAIDLGPRTYSHEHRLIYRQGEFEQIKRVGVDPDSPDQKILTSQAFEDKEIEIVEIHYGESLNHLTNGDIDAVVWLPEAIDMEKYGLAEQSLSHLPACQQASEAVMLVNGNEQHITILLRKLLKLSPLLIHQQAVVKGELTPSY; from the coding sequence ATGTCAGTTCAATACATTAGCAAAGAAGGCGCAGCGATCATGAATATCGCTCAATACCTAATGACCACAAATGAAGGTGATCGATTAAGAACTATCGACTCACTCTCAGAGGAGTTTGCGGTCTCGGTAGGCTTTATTCAGAAAGCGCTAACCACTATAGAGCAGCGTGGTGCCGTCGTGTTGTCAAAACAGGGACGTAACGGAACTTTTATCAGCCAATTAAACTATCAAGAACTGGTAGCATGCGCTGGGATCAGCAATGTCGTTTGTGCGATGCCACTTCCCTATACCCGTCACTATGAAGGATTGGCAAGCGGTCTAAAAGCGCAACTTGGTGGTCTTCCGCTCTACTTTGCCCATATGCGCGGTGCAAGCGTACGTGCCGAATGTTTGAAAAATGGCACCTATGATGTGGCGATTATGTCTAAGTTGGCAGCGAAAGAGTTAGCATCTGGGTTAATTACTGCCATTGATTTGGGACCACGAACTTATTCTCACGAACACCGCTTAATCTATCGTCAAGGAGAGTTTGAGCAAATCAAACGTGTCGGTGTCGACCCCGATTCTCCTGACCAAAAGATTCTTACTAGTCAGGCATTTGAAGACAAGGAAATCGAAATTGTCGAAATACACTACGGTGAAAGCTTAAATCACCTGACCAATGGCGATATTGACGCTGTCGTTTGGCTTCCAGAAGCGATCGATATGGAAAAATACGGCTTAGCAGAGCAATCGCTTAGCCACCTACCCGCCTGCCAGCAAGCATCCGAAGCGGTTATGTTGGTCAATGGCAACGAGCAGCACATTACTATCTTGCTGCGTAAATTACTGAAACTTTCACCGCTACTGATCCATCAACAAGCGGTGGTGAAAGGTGAACTCACACCAAGCTATTAA